TCAGGCATCAAACCAAAACTTTACGGTGATGGTAAAAACGTGCGTGACTGGATTCACACCGAAGACCATTCTTCAGGCGTGTGGACGATTTTGACTAAAGGTCGTATGGGCGAAACTTATCTTATCGGTGCTGACGGTGAAAAAAATAACAAAGAAGTTCTCGAAGATATTTTGGCGCGCATGGGTAAAAATGCGGATGACTACGACCGCGTGACTGACCGTGCAGGACACGATCTGCGTTATGCGATTGACAATACAAAATTGCGCACAGAGTTGGGTTGGACACCAAAACATACGGACTTTGAATCTGGTTTGCAAGCGACAATTGACTGGTATCGTGAAAATGAAAACTGGTGGAAAGCTGAAAAAGAAGCTGTTGAAGCAAAATATGCTGAAACCCAAAAAGTTTTGGATAAATAAATCGTTTTATTGATGGAGAAAATGCTGACGGAAACAAAAATCTTCTGTTAGTCAGGAAAAAATACTGACGGAAATTTTCGTCAGTAAATTTTCTAACTTGGGAGCTTTATGTCAGTGTTTTTTCTGAGCTGCGCGCTTTTCGTCAGTAAATTTTCTGAAATTCCAATGAACATTAGTTTCATAGGGAAGGAGTAAGGATGAAAATAGCGGTTGAAACAGCCTGTCAGTCATTCAGGTGTCGCCAAACATATTGGTGTTCCTGTTTGGGCAGGAAAAAGTGCTGACGGGGACTGAGTTTTTGAAGAGCAAAAAGCCATCAAGTTGGATTTTATGAATTCTTGGACTTCTCAGTTTGATTTTCGTCATGATTACTGTTTTTGTGATGATACGCGTGATGAACTAAATTATTGATAAAATAAAACAAGCAAAAAGTAAGAATTTGGAGAACACATGATTTTAATTACTGGTGGAAATGGACAACTCGGGACAGAATTGCGCCATTTGCTCGATGAGCGTGGTGTGGTTTATACGGCAGCGGACGTGAACGAGCTTGATATTACGGATAAAGCGGCAGTTGACACCTTTTTCGATGCTCATAAACCTGAATTGGTTTACCATTGTGCAGCTTACACGGCAGTGGATAAGGCCGAAGATGAAGGTAAAGAATTAGACGAAAAAATCAACGTTGATGGAACGAAAAATGTGGCTGAGGCAGCTGCTCGAGTAGGCGCAACGATTGTCTACATCTCAACTGACTACGTTTTTGGTGGCACTTTGCCGATTGGTCAAGAATGGCCAGTTGATGCACCCAAAGCGCCTGAATCTGAATACGGTCGTACTAAACACTTAGGTGAAGAAGCGGTCAAAGCGAGTGGAGCGAAGTTCTACATCGTCCGCACAGCTTGGGTATTTGGCAGCTACGGGCCAAACTTTGTTTTCACCATGCAAAACTTGGCGACACGTTTCCCAGAGTTGACGGTGGTCAACGACCAACACGGCCGTCCAACTTGGACTCGTACGCTGGCTGAGTTCATGGTTTATTTGGTGAATGAAAAAGCGGACTTTGGTTTCTATCATTTGACTAACGACGCAGCGCCTGGTGAAGATGTGACTTGGTTTGATTTTGCCAAGGAAATCTTGAAAGACACTGACGTGGTTGTAAAACCTGTGGATTCAAGCAAATTCCCAGCCAAAGCTAAACGGCCTTTCAACTCAACGATGAGCCTTGAAAAAGCCAAAGCCACAGGCTTTGTCATTCCAACATGGCAAGAAGCGTTGGCGAAAATGCTTGAAGTCGGCGATTTACGTGAAAACAAAGACGTTGCCAAAGGCGAAATCAACAAAAAATAAGAAAAAATACTGACGAAAAATTCCGTCAGTAAAAAATGAACAAAAGAACTCCTGCCAGCACCTAAAAAGTACTGGCAGAGTTCTCGTTTTGAGAGGCTAAATGCGCCCGAAGGAAGCATTTAGGTTGCGGATAAGATTTTGCATCGCAAAATTTCGGCAGCGCCCGAAGGAAGCGTTTAGGTTGCAGATAAGATTTTGCATCGCAAAATTTCGGCAGCGCCCGAAGGAAGCATTTAGGTTGCGGCTGAATTTTGCACAGCAAAAATAAAAAATAAAAGGAGCAGCATGAAAAAGCATGTTTTTATCGTTGGGAGTCGTGGATTACCAGCGAAATATGGCGGATTTGAAACTTTTGTGGAAGAACTCGTCAAGCACCAAAATAATAAAAATATTAAATATCATGTGGCTTGTCAAAGCGAGAACTCAGATAAAGGGCGGCCAGGTGAGCATTTTGACTATCTGGGCGCAGATTGTTTTGTTATCAAAGTCCCAAATATTGGCCCTGCGCGCGTGATTGCTTACGATATGTTGGCCATCAATGCGGCGCTCAAAATTTGCCAAAAGGAACAAATTGAGCAGCCAATTTTCTATATTTTGGGCAATACAATCGGTGGATTCATCGGACATTTTGCCCGAAAAATTCATAAAATTGGTGGAAAGATTTTTGTCAATCCCGACGGATTAGAATGGAAACGAACAAAATGGCCAGCGCCTGTCCGTCATTATCTCAAATATGCCGAGAAAAAAATGGTACAAAAAGCGGACTTGATCATCTCAGATAACGCTGGAATCAAAGATTATTTGACGGCTGAATATGGTAAAGTCAGCTCAGAAGTTATCGCTTACGGCACCGAAAAATTCCAATCCGATTTGACAGAATCGAAAACTTTGGTAAAATATAAAGTTAGTGATTATTATTTGATTGTAGGTCGCTTTGTACCTGAGAATAATTATGAAACACTCATTAGAAGGTTCATGGAAAGTCCCATTGAACGCGATTTGGTGATTATCACTAACCACGAGGGCAATGCTTATTTTGAAGAGTTGCGCGCAAAAACGCAATTTGATCAAGATTCGCGGATAAAATTTATCGGCACAGTTTATGATCAAAATGAGTTGCGCTACATTCGTGAACACGCCTTTGCTTACTTGCACGGTCATGAAGTTGGTGGGACGAACCCAGGACTCTTGGAGGCCATGTGGTCAACCAAAGTCAATGTGGTTTTGGGGGTCAATTTCAACCGAACGACAGCCGGAGATTCCGTCATTTATTTTGACAAAGAGAATTTGCTGACGGTTTTGTCGTCAGTAGAAAACCTGACCAATGACGAACGTCAAAGTTTGCAAGGCAAAGCGCACAAAATTATCGAAGAAAAATACACTTGGGAGCATATCTGCGCCAAGTATGAGGAACTTTTTTTGCCCCATGAAAGTTAATATATTAATGTCAACCTACAATGGCGAAAAGTTTGTCGCCGAGCAGATTGAGAGCATACAGCAACAAACTTTTGCTGACTGGAAGCTGCTGATTCGCGATGACGGATCTACTGACAAAACTTGCGAAATTGCTGACGAATTTGCCAAAAATGACCCACGCATTCAGCTGATTAAAGCTGAAAATGTTGGCGTCATTCAATCTTTTTACGAACTCGTTAAAACAGAGGAAGCTGACTTTTATTTCTTTGCTGACCAAGATGATTATTGGTTGCCAGAAAAATTAGAAATCATCCTTGCTCAAGCCCAAAAACACGATAATACTAAACCAGTCATGTATTACACGGACTTGAAAGTGACAGACAAAAATCTGTCAGTAACTTCTGAGTCCATGATTAAAAGTCAATCCGATCACGCCAATACTCAACTTGTGCAAGAATTGACTGAAAACACCGTTACCGGTGGCGCAAGTATGATTAACCATGCCCTTGCGACGCTTTGGCAAACGACGAGCGACATCATCATGCACGATTGGTATTTGGCAGTACTTGCCAGTGCCGTCGGAGAATTGGTCTATATCGACCAACCGACCCATCTATATAGACAGCACGAATCCAACGTTTTAGGAGCCAGAACCCTGTCAAAACGCATGAAAAAGTGGCTGCATCCTAGCTTATGGTTTGAAAAATACTGGTGGTTAATCTCGTCCAGCCAAAACCAAGCAGAGAAATTGCTGACGGAACAAGAAAATTTACTGACGGAATCCAACAAACAGCTTATCAAAGCTTACGTCAGCATTTTGGAACAACCCAAAGCCAAACGCCGTGAAATTCTTGAAAAATTTAACTTACGTAAGAATAAAAATTATCATACAAGAATCTTTCGCACACTCATCATCACAAAATTTGCATACAAAGGAAAAAACAAATGAATTTCTTCAACCGTAGAAATCAAATTCTACTCAAAGAACTCGTCAAAACCGATTTTAAATTAAGGTACCAAGGAAGCGCGATCGGTTACCTGTGGTCTATTTTAAAACCTGTTTTACTCTTCGTTATCATGTACACGGTTTTTGTTCGTTTCCTGCGTTTTGGAGATGCAATTCCACACTTTGCGGTCGCTTTGCTTTTAGCCTTGACCTTATGGAACTTCTTTGCAGAAACCACAAACATGGGAATGCTTTCCATTGTTTCTAATGGCGCACTGCTTCGAAAAATAAGTTTTTCTAAACCAATCATCATTTTCTCAGTCGTTGCTAACGCCTTGATTAATTTTATGATTAGCCTTGTCGTTGTTATCATTTTTGCTGTAATCAACGGCGTTCAAATGAGTTGGACAGTTATTTTTGCAGTCCCTCTCATTTTAGAACTTGTCTTATTCGCTACAGGAGTTGCCTTCATCCTCTCTACTTTATTTGTCAAATTTCGGGACTTAGGGCCAGTTTGGGAAGTAGGAATGCAAGCAGGACTTTACGGAACACCAATTATCTATCCAATTGTTCAAGTTTCAAAAACACATCCTGAAATAGCAAAACTATTAATGATGAACCCTATCGCTCAAATTGTTCAGGATATGCGTTATATTTTGACTTTCAGCAATAATACGAATCCGACGGTATGGCAAATGGTTCACAATCCATTTATCGTCGTCATTCCTTACATCATTCCTCCTATTGTATTTGCCTTAGGACTATGGATTTTTACCAAAAACTCCAACAAATTTGCGGAGACCATCTAAATATGAACAATAATATTGCAGTAAAAGTAGAACACGTTAGTAAATCCTTTCGATTACCCACTGAAGCCACAAATAGCTTAAGAACGCTCCTTGTCAATCAATTACGCGGTGTGAAAGGCTATAAAGAGCAACATATCCTTAAAGATATTGATTTTGAAGTGAAAAAAGGAGACTTTTTTGGGATTGTTGGACGAAATGGATCAGGAAAATCAACACTTCTTAAAATAATCTCACAAATCTACACACCAGAAAAAGGGACAGTAAGCGTTAATGGAAAACTAGTTAGCTTTATTGAACTTGGCGTTGGATTTAACCCAGAACTTACAGGTAGAGAAAACGTCTACCTTAATGGGGCCATGCTTGGTTTTTCTCGCCAAGAAATTGACGAAATGTACGACGAAATCGTAGATTTTGCCGAACTACACGAGTTCATGAACCAAAAACTCAAAAATTATTCCAGCGGAATGCAAGTCCGTCTGGCGTTTTCTGTTGCCATCAAAGCACGTGGAGACGTTCTTGTCTTGGATGAAGTTCTTGCCGTTGGGGATGAAGCCTTCCAAAAGAAATGTAATGACTACTTTTTGGAGCGAAGAGATTCAGGAAAAACGACCATTTTAGTCACTCACGATATGGGCGCAGTAAAAAAATACTGTAATAAAGCAATCTACATCAAGCAAGGGTTGATTGAAGAATCAGGAAGCCCAGAAAAAGTAGCCATGAGATATTCTTTAGACAATGCTAACCGAGTGCAACAAGTAGAAAAGGAAGAGAAAAAAGAACTTCCAGCATCTAATATTAAAGACCTAAAGTTAACTTTGCTATCTGATGAAATCACAAAAGAAGATGATGTTGTGAAATTTAATATCAGCTACGAAGTCCTAAAAGATATTCCCACTCATGTCGTATTTTCACTGACGGAGCTTGATCATAATTTTTGGCTTTATAATGATAATTCCACAGAAGACATGACATCAGGCAAAGGGAAATTTAATTACACCTATGAGTTCAAACTTGCGGGAATCAACAAGCAAAAAGTGAAACTTCAAGTATCAGTATTCAGTGAAGAAGATTTAATAGGATACATTCCTGAAACAGAATCTCCAGTTATTATCGTTGGTGCACAAGAAGAAGAAAAATTAAGCCGTAGAGATGAGCACTCTAGCACAGGAGTTCTTCAACGATCAGGTATTTGGAAATTGGAGAAGAAATAAAATGAAAAGGATTCTTCTCTTTGTACATTTCAACAAATATAATAATTTTTCTGATCACGTACTCTATACCTTAGAAAAAATGGCTCCACTTTTTGAGCGTATCGTTTTTATCAGTAATAGCCCATTTCCAGAAGGCAAAAAGTCTCTCATAAATCCATATATTACTGATTTTATTCAACGAGAAAATAAAGGATTTGACTTTGCAGCTTGGCGTGACGGAATGGAACTTGTAGGTCTTGAAAATCTTGAATCTTATGATTCATTGACCATTATGAATGACACTTGCTTTGGCCCCCTCTATGATATGTTACCTTATTATGAAAAATACGAGGCTAGCAATACAGATTTTTGGGGGATTACTAATCACAGAGCTTATGAAGAGTCAAGACGCCATTATTTTGAAGAGCACATTCAATCTTATTACAAAGTATTTAGTAAGAAAGTGATTCAATCTGAGCAATTCAAAAGTTTTTGGACGAACATTCAAGACTTTGAAAATGTTCAAGATGTTATCGATAATTATGAAGTTCAATCAACCACGGCATTTTTAAAAGCTGGCTTCCAGTATGAAAGTATTTTAGATACTAGAGACTTAGATGATTCAAAGTTACTCCATCCCGATTTTTCATATTATGCACCAGATGTGATTTTGCAACGGAAAGTTCCGTTTATTAAAGTAAAAGCATTTCAAGGAACCGAGAATGCAGGAATTGCTAAGTATATGGTGGATTATATCGAAAAACAGACAAGCTACCCCGTAGAGCAATTGGTGGATCATCTAGCTACTGTTGGTTATCCAGACGCAAATTATATGCTAGCGAGAGGATATTTAAAACAGATAGAAAAAGTTTCGATTAGTAAAAAAATAGCAGTTCATTTGCACGTTTTTTATCCAGATCTTCTCGTAGAGTTCTTGGAAGCATTTAAGAACTTTCACTTTGATTATGATTTGTACCTCACAACAAATACAAAAGATAAAGAAATAGTCATAAGAGAAGTACTCGAGCAACAAAATATTAAAGCGACATTAGTTCTTACATCAAACTATGGACGAGATGTGC
The DNA window shown above is from Lactococcus sp. S-13 and carries:
- a CDS encoding rhamnan synthesis F family protein, giving the protein MKRILLFVHFNKYNNFSDHVLYTLEKMAPLFERIVFISNSPFPEGKKSLINPYITDFIQRENKGFDFAAWRDGMELVGLENLESYDSLTIMNDTCFGPLYDMLPYYEKYEASNTDFWGITNHRAYEESRRHYFEEHIQSYYKVFSKKVIQSEQFKSFWTNIQDFENVQDVIDNYEVQSTTAFLKAGFQYESILDTRDLDDSKLLHPDFSYYAPDVILQRKVPFIKVKAFQGTENAGIAKYMVDYIEKQTSYPVEQLVDHLATVGYPDANYMLARGYLKQIEKVSISKKIAVHLHVFYPDLLVEFLEAFKNFHFDYDLYLTTNTKDKEIVIREVLEQQNIKATLVLTSNYGRDVLPFLSLKETLRKYEIVGHFHTKRSLEAAFFAGESWRTELMNMLIKPADNIMYNFEKNSKLGIVIADIPTFFRFNKVVNADNENQMIAPIMNDIWKRMKMRKKVNFHDITTFTMSYGTFFWAKTEILEPLFNLDIMEREIPKEPLPQNTILHAIERILVYMAWDKDEQFKISKNEEELTAFIDNRTLNQRFYISPENVKNIRLRFVAKLLVKKMIRFVKYRIYKLLGKDLTNFT
- a CDS encoding glycosyltransferase family 2 protein; translated protein: MKVNILMSTYNGEKFVAEQIESIQQQTFADWKLLIRDDGSTDKTCEIADEFAKNDPRIQLIKAENVGVIQSFYELVKTEEADFYFFADQDDYWLPEKLEIILAQAQKHDNTKPVMYYTDLKVTDKNLSVTSESMIKSQSDHANTQLVQELTENTVTGGASMINHALATLWQTTSDIIMHDWYLAVLASAVGELVYIDQPTHLYRQHESNVLGARTLSKRMKKWLHPSLWFEKYWWLISSSQNQAEKLLTEQENLLTESNKQLIKAYVSILEQPKAKRREILEKFNLRKNKNYHTRIFRTLIITKFAYKGKNK
- the rfbD gene encoding dTDP-4-dehydrorhamnose reductase, translating into MILITGGNGQLGTELRHLLDERGVVYTAADVNELDITDKAAVDTFFDAHKPELVYHCAAYTAVDKAEDEGKELDEKINVDGTKNVAEAAARVGATIVYISTDYVFGGTLPIGQEWPVDAPKAPESEYGRTKHLGEEAVKASGAKFYIVRTAWVFGSYGPNFVFTMQNLATRFPELTVVNDQHGRPTWTRTLAEFMVYLVNEKADFGFYHLTNDAAPGEDVTWFDFAKEILKDTDVVVKPVDSSKFPAKAKRPFNSTMSLEKAKATGFVIPTWQEALAKMLEVGDLRENKDVAKGEINKK
- a CDS encoding ABC transporter permease; this translates as MNFFNRRNQILLKELVKTDFKLRYQGSAIGYLWSILKPVLLFVIMYTVFVRFLRFGDAIPHFAVALLLALTLWNFFAETTNMGMLSIVSNGALLRKISFSKPIIIFSVVANALINFMISLVVVIIFAVINGVQMSWTVIFAVPLILELVLFATGVAFILSTLFVKFRDLGPVWEVGMQAGLYGTPIIYPIVQVSKTHPEIAKLLMMNPIAQIVQDMRYILTFSNNTNPTVWQMVHNPFIVVIPYIIPPIVFALGLWIFTKNSNKFAETI
- a CDS encoding ABC transporter ATP-binding protein, producing MNNNIAVKVEHVSKSFRLPTEATNSLRTLLVNQLRGVKGYKEQHILKDIDFEVKKGDFFGIVGRNGSGKSTLLKIISQIYTPEKGTVSVNGKLVSFIELGVGFNPELTGRENVYLNGAMLGFSRQEIDEMYDEIVDFAELHEFMNQKLKNYSSGMQVRLAFSVAIKARGDVLVLDEVLAVGDEAFQKKCNDYFLERRDSGKTTILVTHDMGAVKKYCNKAIYIKQGLIEESGSPEKVAMRYSLDNANRVQQVEKEEKKELPASNIKDLKLTLLSDEITKEDDVVKFNISYEVLKDIPTHVVFSLTELDHNFWLYNDNSTEDMTSGKGKFNYTYEFKLAGINKQKVKLQVSVFSEEDLIGYIPETESPVIIVGAQEEEKLSRRDEHSSTGVLQRSGIWKLEKK
- the cps2T gene encoding beta 1-4 rhamnosyltransferase Cps2T, with translation MKKHVFIVGSRGLPAKYGGFETFVEELVKHQNNKNIKYHVACQSENSDKGRPGEHFDYLGADCFVIKVPNIGPARVIAYDMLAINAALKICQKEQIEQPIFYILGNTIGGFIGHFARKIHKIGGKIFVNPDGLEWKRTKWPAPVRHYLKYAEKKMVQKADLIISDNAGIKDYLTAEYGKVSSEVIAYGTEKFQSDLTESKTLVKYKVSDYYLIVGRFVPENNYETLIRRFMESPIERDLVIITNHEGNAYFEELRAKTQFDQDSRIKFIGTVYDQNELRYIREHAFAYLHGHEVGGTNPGLLEAMWSTKVNVVLGVNFNRTTAGDSVIYFDKENLLTVLSSVENLTNDERQSLQGKAHKIIEEKYTWEHICAKYEELFLPHES